One stretch of Corvus moneduloides isolate bCorMon1 chromosome 16, bCorMon1.pri, whole genome shotgun sequence DNA includes these proteins:
- the VRK3 gene encoding inactive serine/threonine-protein kinase VRK3 encodes MSGRRARGRRGTGAGTPSLERPWAEVSGDSPRPSRFCPQCGLAVEPAFRFCPACGGRLPAPPEEHTEPAAPAPSPPPTPSPVASPSPRAAAVRLGPRSPRKPRPGPARPLPADTVLTDQGGRRWRLVRLLEQDGRGLVYEAQSASGTCPQKQSYSLKLDTKDGRIYNEQNFFQRAAKAGTVEKWKRWHSVPLLGIPNCVGFGLHADSYRFLVFSDLGRSLQLVLSDGLHLLREKAAFQIAIRVLDCLEYIHENEYVHGDITAENIYLNPADLTQVTLAGYGFAFRYCPGGKHVARREGSRTPHEGTVEFISLDSHKGAGPSRRSDLESLGYCLLKWLCGILPWSDELDKVGAVVEQKERYRQDVRCLLRLCFRQRSIPDGLESYLEQVMALEYEEKPDYTALRQLFGKALEKMKASAYDSVDVRVVP; translated from the exons ATGTCGGGCCGGAGggcgcgcgggcggcgcgggACGGGGGCAGGGACACCGAGCCTGGAGCGGCCGTGGGCGGAGGTGTCCGGCGACTCCCCGAG GCCCAGCCGGTTCTGCCCGCAGTGCGGGCTCGCCGTGGAGCCCGCGTTCCGCTTTTGCCCGGCCTGCGGCGGGAGGCTGCCCGCGCCGCCCGAGGAGCACACCGAGCCCGCAGCGCCGGCCCCGAGCCCGCCGCCGACCCCCAGCCCCGTCGCCTCCCCCTCCCCGCGGGCGGCCGCGGTCCGGCTGGGGCCCCGCTCGCCCCGCaagccccggcccggcccggcccggccgctcccGGCGGACACGGTGCTGACGGACCAGGGCGGGCGGCGGTGGAGGCTGGTgcggctgctggagcaggacgGCCGCGGGCTGGTGTACGAAG CGCAGTCAGCATCTGGAACCTGTCCTCAAAAGCAAAGCTACTCCCTCAAACTT GATACCAAAGATGGGAGGATCTACAATGAACAGAATTTCTTCCAGCGAGCTGCCAAGGCAGGCACAG TGGAGAAGTGGAAGAGGTGGCATTCCGTGCCGCTGCTGGGCATCCCCAATTGCGTTGGCTTTGGACTGCATGCAGACAGCTACAG GTTTTTGGTGTTCTCTGACTTGGGGCGATCTCTTCAGTTGGTCCTGAGCGATGGCCTGCACCTGCTGAGGGAGAAGGCAGCTTTTCAGATTGCAATTCGTGTG CTAGACTGCCTGGAGTACATTCATGAGAATGAGTATGTGCATGGGGACATCACTGCTGAGAACATCTATTTGAACCCAGCAGACCTCACACAG GTGACCCTTGCTGGCTATGGCTTCGCGTTCCGGTACTGCCCCGGGGGGAAGCACGTGGCTCGGCGCGAGGGCAGCAGGACCCCTCACGAGGGCACGGTGGAGTTCATCAGCCTGGACAGCCACAAGGGCGCAG GACCATCTCGACGGAGTGACTTGGAATCTCTGGGCTACTGTCTTCTGAAATGGCTCTGTGGCATTTTGCCTTGGTCTGATGAGCTGGACAAAGTAGGAGCTGTGGtggaacagaaagaaag GTACAGACAGGATGTGAGATGCCTTCTCCGACTGTGCTTCAGGCAGAGATCCATTCCAG ATGGCCTGGAGAGCTACCTGGAGCAGGTGATGGCACTGGAGTACGAGGAGAAGCCTGACTACACGGCCCTGCGGCAGCTCTTTGGGAAGGCACTGGAAAAGATGAAAGCTTCAGCTTATGACTCTGTGGATGTCCGAGTAGTGCCCTAG
- the CCNF gene encoding cyclin-F — protein sequence MKAGVVHCRCSRCFSFPSKRRIIKRPRVLTFLNLPEDVLFHILKGLPAADILSVRAVHSHLKYLVDNHSSVWAHASFQDLWPSPNNLRMFERAAESGNFEAAVKLSLAYLYNEGLSITGHGRAEVNGIKASHYFSLAEHLNVCAVPFIWLFIRPPWSFSGSCCKAVVYESLKAECQLNKAQKGSILHSLAKVLNFFEDEGKKKESLEMLEESSKQGCLISSYLLWENNRKAAMSDPGRYLQSLRKLRDYAAKGCWEAQIALAKACGNGNQLGLEAKSSREMVSQIFQASLPISKQSIFTVQKGMNEIMRYILVDWLVEVATMKDFSSLCLHMTVGCVDRYLKLRPVPRARLQLLGIACMVICTRFISKEMLTIREAVWLTDNSYKYEELVRMMGEIISALEGKIRIPTILDYKEVLSSIVSLERRTLHLYSFICELSLLNTSLSVYSPAQLAAAALLLAKMLHGQAHPWTSQLSECTGFSQEDLLPCVLSLHQKCFHDDVPKDYRQVSLMAVKQRFEDERYEEIGKEQVMSYSQLCSLLGVKQEDPAPSPLHRNVVEIQTFLSSPSGKRAKRRREDSIQDDRGSFVTTPTAELSSQEESLLDNFLDWSLDSCSGYEGDQESEGEREGDVTSPSGILDVTVLYLDPAEHCAQDSSDEDSLPGEWDGSRAPHREGELPGAYLTPRNPNPEGSSGYSSVNTASPTSSVEGSPGAPPKPTSALPHSNAMNREPCQPHYLHRRQVKRKNMAEHTEERLNLGFLSL from the exons ATGAAGGCGGGCG tggttCACTGTAGATGTTCcagatgcttttctttcccttcaaagCGAAGGATAATAAAACGGCCTCGAGTCCTGACGTTCTTGAACCTCCCCGAGGATGTCCTGTTTCACATCCTGAAGGGCCTCCCTGCTGCAGACATCCTCTCAGTCAGAGCT GTGCACTCACATCTTAAGTACCTTGTGGATAATCATTCCAGTGTTTGGGCACATGCAAGTTTCCAAGACTTGTGGCCATCTCCAAACAATCTGAGGATGTTTGAAAG GGCTGCTGAAAGTGGTAACTTTGAAGCTGCTGTGAAGCTGAGCTTGGCATACCTGTACAACGAAGGCC TGTCCATCACGGGCCATGGGCGTGCAGAAGTGAACGGAATAAAGGCATCTCACTACTTCAGCTTGGCAGAGCACCTGAATGTGTGTGCAGTCCCCTTTATCTGGCTGTTCATCCGTCCTCCCTGGTCCTTCTCTGGAAGCTGCTGTAAAGCTGTGGTCTACGAGAGTCTCAAGGCAGAGTGTCAGCTCAACAAG GCTCAGAAAGGATCTATTCTCCACAGCTTGGCTAAGGTCTTGAATTTCTTTGAG gatgaaggaaaaaaaaaagaatcccttGAAATGCTTGAAGAATCATCAAAACAGGGTTGTTTAATCAGCTCCTACCTCCTTtgggaaaacaacagaaaagctgct ATGTCGGATCCTGGCAGATACCTCCAAAGTCTCAGGAAGCTACGAGACTACGCAGCCAAGGGCTGCTGGGAAGCACAG ATAGCTTTAGCCAAAGCTTGTGGGAATGGAAACCAACTAGGATTAGAAGCAAAATCTTCCAGGGAAATGGTTTCTCAAATCTTTCAAGCTTCCCTTCCTATCAGCAAGCAAAGCATCTTCACTGTGCAGAAAGGAATGAATGAAATAATGAG GTATATCCTGGTGGATTGGCTGGTGGAAGTGGCTACCATGAAGGACTTTTCTAGCCTGTGCCTTCACATGACAGTGGGATGTGTGGATCGTTACTTGAAGCTGAGACCCGTACCTCGTGCTCGGCTCCAGCTTTTGGGAATAGCCTGCATGGTCATTTGCACACG TTTCATCAGCAAAGAGATGCTGACGATACGGGAAGCTGTGTGGCTGACAGACAACTCCTACAAATATGAAGAGTTGGTCAGAATGATGGGCGAGATCATTTCTGCCTTAGAAGGAAAGATAAGG ATACCCACCATTTTGGACTACAAAGAAGTTCTGTCAAGCATCGTCTCACTGGAGAGAAGAACTCTTCACCTGTACAGCTTCATCTGTGAGCTGTCCCTCCTGAACACGAGCCTCAGTGTGTactccccagcccagctggctgctgctgcactgctgctggccaagATGCTGCATGGGCAAG CACACCCCTGGACCAGCCAGCTGTCTGAGTGCACTGGTTTCTCTCAAGAAGACCTCTTGCCCTGTGTGCTGAGCCTCCACCAAAAGTG cttccACGACGATGTCCCAAAGGACTATAGGCAGGTGTCCCTAATGGCAGTGAAACAGCGATTTGAAGACGAGCGCTATGAAGAAATAGGCAAAGAACAG gtTATGAGTTACAGCCAGCTCTGTTCATTGTTGGGTGTGAAACAGGAGGACCCAGCACCCAGTCCCTTGCACAGGAACGTGGTGGAAATTCAGACTTTTCTCAGCTCTCCCTCTGGAAAGAGAGCTAAAAG AAGGAGGGAAGACAGCATTCAGGATGACAGAGGCAGCTTTGTGACTAcacccacagcagagctgtcctCCCAGGAAGAAAGTCTGCTGGACAACTTCCTCGACTGGAGTTTAGATTCCTGCTCTGGTTATGAAGGTGATCAGGAAAGCGAAGGCGAGCGAGAAGGAGATG TGACCAGCCCCAGTGGGATCCTGGATGTGACAGTGCTGTACCTGGACCCTGCAGAGCACTGTGCCCAAGACTCCAGTGATGAGGACAGCCTGCCTGGGGAGTGGGATGGCTCCAGGGCACCCCACAGGGAGGGGGAGTTGCCAGGGGCATATCTCACCCCAAGGAATCCCAACCCAGAGGGGAGCTCGGGCTACTCTTCTGTCAACACTGCCAGTCCTACATCTTCTGTTGAaggcagccctggagctcctCCCAAACCTACCTCAGCACTGCCCCACAGCAATGCCATGAACAgggagccctgccagccccattacctgcacaggaggcaagtcaagagaaaaaacatgGCAGAACACACTGAAGAAAGGCTGAACTTGGGCTTCTTAAGCCTCTGA